Genomic window (Deltaproteobacteria bacterium):
GGCCCAGCTACGCGGCCTCAAGCAGCACCCCGAGATCATCGTGGCCACGCCGGGCCGGCTGCTGGATCTCATGTGGGACGGACACCTCGACCTGAGAGATGTGGAAGTGGTGGTGCTGGACGAGGCCGACCGCATGCTCGACATGGGCTTCGCCGATCAACTGAACCAGGTCATCGACGCGCTGCCGCCCGAACGCCAGAGCTTCCTCTATTCCGCCACCCTGCCCACGGACCTGCGGGAGCTGGTGCGCATGTCGCTGCGGGACCCGTTCAAGGCCGTGGTCGCCAAGCCCGCCACACCCGCGGACGGCGTCACCCACACGCTTCACAACACCACGCCGGCGGCCAAGACGTCGCTGCTGCTGTCGCTCCTCAAGGACAACGACGAATCCGTGCTGGTGTTCACCCGCACCAAGAGCCGCGCCGACCTCATCGCCGACACCCTGCGGCACAGTGGCCATCGCGCCGCCGAGATCCACGGCAACCTGTCGCTGGAGCGGCGCCGCGCCGCCCTGGAAGGGTTCCGCCGAGGACGCCACCGCATCCTCGTGGCCACCGACATCGCCGCCCGCGGCCTCGACATCGACAACATCGGCCACGTCATCAACTACGACCTCCCCTACACGCCGGAAGACTACGTCCACCGCATCGGCCGCACCGCGCGCATGACCGCCGTCGGCCGGGCCACGAGCTTCGCCACAGCCGCCGACAGCAAATCCGTCGTGGCCATCGAAAAGATCCTCGGCCAGTCCATCCCGCGGCCGGCGGGAGGACAGCCGGACAAGCGGCGCCGGAGCCGCGCGGCCGGCCCGGAAACCGTCGAAGCCAAGTCCGCGCGTCCGGCCGGCAAACGCCGCCGGCCGCGCAAACGCTCCGGTCAGCCGAGCGCACACGTTGAGCAACGCGTGGAAGCCACAACGCTCCAGGCCGCGCCTACTACCGACCGGCCTTGACCTAGTACGTTGGATCTACGCACTGGCGAAAACCCGCGAGGAACGATGGAGACCTCTGACGCGATAAACGGACTTCCATGGGCTCAGATGGCTGTTGCCGGAACACAAGCCCTAATTGCACTTACGTTGGTGGTTTTGACGTGGAAACACCACTCCACCCAGATGCGAACCCAGCGTGCTTTGAAAGTGCATGATTGGGGAAACGAGTGCATTGATGCTCTTGCGGAAGCCGATCATTTCTGCTTGTTGGGTCCCGCGGTTGGCGAAGATACCTCGTATGAAGAGAAAAGGATCGGGCTTCTGCGACGTCTATCTGCTCTAATCGATCGCGGCCGAATGTTCTTCGAAAACGAGGATCGGCAACGTTGGGGACAGGACAAACTGCCGGCCTACCAAGGATTTCGTCCCAAGATCCTCGACCCGTTGGTTGCGGCGTATCTAGCCATAGACGCGCTAGGTGAGCAGGTCGGACCACCCGACACCGAAAGAAAAGAACGATTGCTTGGCTGGCGCCGCTACTTCGTATCTCTCCTTCA
Coding sequences:
- a CDS encoding DEAD/DEAH box helicase — translated: MSNSDSASFDTFGLSDPLLKDLARIGFVSPTPIQAKALPPALEGRDVLGCAQTGTGKTAAFVIPMVERLAGSPEGPPRGLILAPTRELAFQIQETIDDLGRSLRVYATTVVGGADMQAQLRGLKQHPEIIVATPGRLLDLMWDGHLDLRDVEVVVLDEADRMLDMGFADQLNQVIDALPPERQSFLYSATLPTDLRELVRMSLRDPFKAVVAKPATPADGVTHTLHNTTPAAKTSLLLSLLKDNDESVLVFTRTKSRADLIADTLRHSGHRAAEIHGNLSLERRRAALEGFRRGRHRILVATDIAARGLDIDNIGHVINYDLPYTPEDYVHRIGRTARMTAVGRATSFATAADSKSVVAIEKILGQSIPRPAGGQPDKRRRSRAAGPETVEAKSARPAGKRRRPRKRSGQPSAHVEQRVEATTLQAAPTTDRP